TCATGCTATTATCTCCAGGAGAAATTGCAGATGCCCCAATTACAAGCAACTCATCACCCAAAGACTTGAATGCTACGCCCCATCCTTTGTTAAAATCGGCTCTAACCGGAACTAGTCCCAAATTCTTCCATCTCTTGCTCTTCTTTTCGTATACTTTCAGCTCGTTGAATGTGGTCTCTAGCGAGTATAGCTCGTTGTTCACGACAGCCACCAGCGGCGGCGATTGGTAAGTGGCGACCGGAGCTTCGACTTCTTCTAGCATGTTCGGAATCAGCTCCCATGTGTTAGTTTTCTCGTCGTAAGCCTCTCCACATGTGAGATAGGTTCCGCCCTGGTCACGTCCTCCGATCACGTAAAACTTCTCGTCCATGTAGCAGCCGGAGCATAGCTTCCTCCTCTTATGCATACTCCGAATCGGCTCCCAGGATTTATGATCAGGGTTATATTTTTCTGCGGTGTTTAGCACTTCGTAACCCGTCTCAGTTCCGATTCCTCCAGCCACGAACCCAAAGCTTCCGGAGCTGGCCGATGCAAAGAGACATCTAGGATCATGCATGCTAGGCCCTTTCAACCATTGGTTTGTTTCGAGCTCGTATCTCCAGATAACGACGCCGTCTATTTCCTTACCGGAAACGATCAAATGTGTGCCTGCACAAAGGGATTCCTTATCCCCTAAAATGAAATTCACGTCAGATGGAATTTCCGGCAACTTCCTGTGGGAATGAAATTTCCTATCGAATGCAGACCATTTAGGGTCTCCATTAGTCAACATAAACACAGATGATTCTTTAACTCCAAGTTCATGTCGGATCTTAAATATCTCACCACTCCTTATAAAAGATAGAAATCTCTTGTTTATTAAGTAAATTTTCCAATACTCTGATCTGGGGACCCGTGCCAGAATCATAGACTCGAGCTCATCACTAAGTTGAGGTAAATGGTGATAATCTGCATCCTGAGATTCTGAAGCTGAGGAACTACCAATTGTCGCCTTCTTCAAACATCTGAGATCATTATCTGAGCCCATATCATTGATCTTTCCTTTTCCGGTCAACATGAATCCAAAACCTTCAACCCATTAATTTCTCTGTCAATTCATAAAATCAAAAGGAATCAAACCATTTGTATAAATAAGCAATATGCAGAACTTGCACAATTAGATCATGGGGGATCAAAAACCCTAAATCAGAAATTGAAAAAGGATTGAACTTTAAGATATTCAAGACAGATAAAATCAGAAACATAGCTAAGAACATGCATACCCTTCTTTCATTCTGGGTTTGTGTATCTAATTTTGATTCAAAAGAGTGACCCAAAATCAATTTTACTATTGAA
The sequence above is drawn from the Rutidosis leptorrhynchoides isolate AG116_Rl617_1_P2 unplaced genomic scaffold, CSIRO_AGI_Rlap_v1 contig88, whole genome shotgun sequence genome and encodes:
- the LOC139885216 gene encoding F-box/kelch-repeat protein At3g27150-like, translating into MGSDNDLRCLKKATIGSSSASESQDADYHHLPQLSDELESMILARVPRSEYWKIYLINKRFLSFIRSGEIFKIRHELGVKESSVFMLTNGDPKWSAFDRKFHSHRKLPEIPSDVNFILGDKESLCAGTHLIVSGKEIDGVVIWRYELETNQWLKGPSMHDPRCLFASASSGSFGFVAGGIGTETGYEVLNTAEKYNPDHKSWEPIRSMHKRRKLCSGCYMDEKFYVIGGRDQGGTYLTCGEAYDEKTNTWELIPNMLEEVEAPVATYQSPPLVAVVNNELYSLETTFNELKVYEKKSKRWKNLGLVPVRADFNKGWGVAFKSLGDELLVIGASAISPGDNSMTIYTCCPISDDLPLVWRTLQCGDNGLSHFILNCSVMFA